Genomic segment of Sander lucioperca isolate FBNREF2018 chromosome 20, SLUC_FBN_1.2, whole genome shotgun sequence:
CAGACTGTGGAAAATCGTTGCCATCGCTTACAAAAACAGTGGCATCGACAGTGACGTGTTGTTTTCTCCAACTGGAAAATTGTAAAgtaggagagagatagagggaggtAGTAGAAATCCTATTCTGTTTGACAGAACAATACAGAGCATGTGAGAGCAACAGGTAGGCAGATGGGAATGTGCTATTTAATGTAAAATTGGCACTCAACCAAAGCTACTTAAACTGTGACTTTATGGCTCTACAGATGCCAATGTTGGCTGGTAACCCAGTTATTCAGTCAGTTGTTGACTCTGGTGATCTCTTGACTgacaaactgacaaaaaatGTCCTCTTCCAACACTTCAGGATGcctcttatcttatcttatgttCTTCATTTGAACTGGCCTTAAGAACCTGGTGATTTTAGTGTTCGAAAAATATGTTGAAAGGAAAGCAAATgctttgtgttttattaatgtagaGACTCTGCTGGTGTTGGGTGACCTGTTCTTTTCAAGCGTGCTGTTTGATAGTCTGGACCCAGACTCTATTGGTTAACAGCAATGTGATTACAGAGGAACAGGCAGCCTAAATATCATTTACTTTTTTATATGATCCAAAAAGAACAGCCAGTCACTGGCCACGTGTTGTTTTGAAACTGTGGAAATGTGTCATTAATCAAGATCAACACACTTGTGTTAAAAGTATACAGCAAAATTGCAACGTACAGGTTGTTCTTACGGAGTTTTgtcataaatacagtacagtgtgTCTGTAGCCGTGAAGAACACTTTGCCAAACATGTCTTTTTAAAGTGCTTTGTGCATTGACTCTAAAACTGCTTTTGTCTATTAAAAGACTCAGCTGACACCTGAAAAGTGTGTGTTGGGCAAATAATATGGCCACTGTACCAGAAATCCTTTAATGTCTGCTAACAGTGATGACCTAGAAGCATCCCTTGAAAAGGCTTTCATGACACTGTCACTGAAGCTAAAGTTAGCAATTTaaatctcagtgtgtgttattttttgtgtgtgtgtgtgtgtgtgtgtgtgtgtgtgtgtgtgtgtgtgtgtgtgtgtgtgcgtgtgtgtgtgtgtgtgtgtgtgtgtgtgtgtgtgtgtgttgggggggggggggtgtgaaTCTGAAATGTGATGCTACGCTTGCGTAAATCTGTACCCTACCTAGGCATCCGCACAAGACACAAGTCCGTATGGGGCTGATTTTAATTCATCATTTTCATCTGAACCTGCATAAATGTGCATAATTAAGCTTCATCATTACTGTTGTGGAAGCAAAATATAATGTTCTCTGAATATGCAGATAATCTGGAGTAATGCAGACGCTGATGTTTCTTTAACACAATGACCTACATATCTTTTTTTCAGATTAGGTGTCACAACCTATCTGTGACGTACTCTGTTGAGATCATAATACTTTATTAATTCACAATGCAAGCAGACGTCGCCTATCCTCTTACATACATTCAATTTACTCACTATATAAAACAGTTTCCACCTCACATTGCTCAACTCTATCTAATTTACTGGACTCAGTCCCATGGTTTCAGGTTTTGAACTAAGATTTTGTCTACGGCTGCAACTTATAATTATTTGCATTCAATTAattcatctgctgattattttctcgattaaccGGTTAATCGCTTGGTCTAGAAAACATCAGAAACAGTGAAAAATATACATCCCAGTGTCTCAGACTCCAAGGTAACGGTCTTGTTTTGCCCGACCAACAGTTCAATACCCAAAGATATTCCATTTACTGTATTGTAAGGtcaagaaaagcagcaaagtcTCACATTTGCCATGCCATCTGAAATCCATTTCACTTGTGTCTCCCCCTCTAGCAACCTCACAGCATCGTCCAGCGTCGCCTGATGGAGGGAAACTTCACGCGGCTGCGAGGGGAGGCCTGGGACCCCAACGCCAGGGTTCGCTCCCCGCTGGCCGACATGAAAGACGGACCGGCTGACACCGAAGAGAGGAGCGAGAGCACCGCCGACGACTCCACAGAGGAGAGGGAGTCTCTGGAGGAAAGCGAGAGGAGCCTACGGTCGGATGAAGAGGACGACAGCAGCGAAGCAGGAGCCCGACAGACAGCTGAGAAGGCCGAGGGCACGGAGAGCTCGATCCTCCTCACAGCTCTGGTTGTTCCATGCAAGGTACTATGCCTGTCTCTCCTCGCTCACATTCAATGCTTTGACACTTTCTACTACTGCATACAAACTGAAAACAAGAGAAGATACAAAGACAGCACCATTCTGCTCCCATGACTCATCACTCAAAGCCCCCACTCTTCATTTATTCTGCCTTTACAACACATCCAAAGCTTGGCAGGACCCAGCGGCTGTCTGGTTGGAGCCAAATAATAGATAACTGAGTCATGGTGACTGAAAGTCCAACCTGGTTAACACGTGCATACATGGGTCCCACATGGATTAAAAGTAGGTTACAGGGAGTGTAAGTAACAAGTGCACACGGGCTTGAAATGCACAAATGTGTAGGGTCTCAGGACAAAACGAGGGAAAACAATACAACTACATTAGCATTTCTTTGTGCAGTAGCTTATTGAAACCCATGCAGCAACCAACAGGTAACCCACTTTGGGTCTAGTTTTGCCCACTTGTACCCCCCAACCCCATTGAGAATGCCCCTAGACTCTAGTACTGATGCAGTGGCAGTCTCACATAAAGCTATTTGAgactaaaatgtattattaatgttttaatttatgGCCGCAAACCTCTGCTATTATGTCAGTGTGGcttgttaaaaatgttttaaaaacaaaGGAATCAGGGTGTCCTTGTTTTACGTTGAGCTTTCGGTGCTCGCTGTAGATTTGTTCCCAGTGTGCATTGGCAACACTGGGCAACCGTAAAGACGACAGCACAGCAATATGTACACATCAATGGTTGGGGACAGTGCACACCAGTGAGCAAAGGAATCGGTGCATGACCAAGCTGACACATCTCTCACCCCTCATCATTTCCTGTCAACTCTCTACTAGCTGGTAATGATATAaggcaaaaaatacatttttatttaggaTAAGGGTTAAGATAAGGGACATTCCAGCCttttagttttaaaaagttGGGACACTTACAgggaacacatttaaaaaaaaaaaaaaaacgatggtCAAAATTTAAGCAGCAGTGGCTGAGATGTACTGACTCTTAGTCCCTAGTTTGGGGTCAAGccctggatcctacatttcccataatgcagctCAATAGTGTTTAAGTGATAAATGTCCACATATGCCAAACTCCACATCCAAAGTTTGTAACACAGGCTTTATAATAGAGATCGTAAGCCCTCAAGCCTAATCCGACATTTCTGGTTACCATCAAAAGACATTATACAAGCTGAGTAGTCACCTTTGTGACACAATCTTTAATTATAAAATCGGTGAAGTGCCTCTTTAATAAattaccctaaacccaacaaaactGTGACTCCCTAATCATCAGTCGACCTGAAGAGAAGCATACAACGAGTAAATCACATGTGCAGGTCATCGACTGCTGTAggcaaaacaaagaagaaaactgCCCCATTATGCAGTGACTCAGTATTCATGCATTTTACTaactgtctttgtctgtctgaaaCACATTAAGCATTAATGGTTGTCTGGTTTCACATGGAGATATTCCCTGTGGTCCCcgatccaacacacacacactcaacacagtGACTAATGTATGCAGAAAGGTGCTTCACTCCATCCTCAACAGATTTTTTTCGTGTTGAGCTACCAGAGACGGCCAATAAttaatgttttgaaaaatgatgtTTTACATGAAGTATCTGGTTGGCTTAACAGACGTCTATTATAGAATAACTGACATTACATAATAGGTGCAGGTTCCCTCACACATATGTGTTTAAGCCTCAAATATAACAGAATTCATTTTAACAGTACTTTCTCAACATGCTCTGATACAATATATAAATTTTAAAACTGCTGTTTAATGCATGATGGACAGATAATTTAagacaacaattttgataattcaAACTGGGCGCGTGCCGCCCGCCATCTACTGTTATACGCTGACTATGGAAAGTACCTCATACAATCCCACTTCAAAAAAGCCGAAATATCCTGAAGAGCTAATATTTAATATAGTGTATAGtatcgctttgccagaccttcctccacagtgctgctgaggagggtctggctagtccacacagcattccgggatgggagaaaaacgtgctcttgtttaatggcatttctttaaaccaatcacaatcgtcatggctGGCGCTAACCCTGGACGCAGCAATGGTGCCACTGCAAAAAAAGCCTCGggaatgaacttggttttggtggaacatgtgtacattcaaaagttgttttagtcgtgcatcAGAATctcagactggacagatagtctagctagctgtctggatttaacctgcagagatctgaggagcagttaacaacagtcctcataaatccaccgtagtttaaaattccaacagcacaacgtggatatagactatattaTGTATGACACCAAGGACagatccattttattttttaaagattattttttggccattttaggcatttatttttataggacagttggagatatgaaaggggagagagagggggaatgacatgcagcaaagggccacaggtcagaatGGAACCTgtggccactgcgtcgaggagtaaacctctgtatatgggcctGCGCTCtcccaggtgagctacccaggcaccggGACAGATCCATTTTTTATCCTTTAAACCAATACAGTGATCAAACAACTGCTATCCCCTGTGGTGTTAAAGGTATGTAGCACAGCTTCTGTGAGTATATTTAAAATTAGTAGTCCATTTCAGACTTTTCTGGTAGATTCAGCATTGTTCTCCTATTACTCATTGTGCTTTGCTTGGTTTTATCATCAACTTATTAAATGCAAAGTCTTCCTCGGTTACTCATTCGGCAGCTATTTTAAAACCTCAGGATTTCTGCACCACCGGGACTGAGACAAAGGAGCAGGTTTGTGGGTCTGCTGATAAGCTGGTGTGCCTGTGAGGACAAAGGAGGCTCAGCTCAGTCTGTACAGAGGGCAAGAAATCAAAACAAGGCTCATGGAAACTGAACATGTTTATTTCCAAAGGGGGAAACATCCTCGGGTCAAGTGGATAAGGTATTGATTTATGACGGAGAGGAAGATCTGCAGACATGTTTTCCGGAACCAGGATGGGTGCCACGCAGATGTTATAAAATCTCTTCATATAGGTCAACGGTTTCTGACTTAAGTAAAAAGGGGCCTCATTATaacatttaaaatctgcttaATTTGTGTTACattaaaaggtaaaaaaaaatgtaacgttTTCAAAAGTGTAACATACTGACTCcaaaatacaaatgtatttaaatgaacaatgtttttgctttttttcctgtcaggttaaattgttaaaaaattatcaccatatcatatatatatatacacatagtatATCCCAGACTGGCGAGACAATAATACATTTCACAGCTTTGTGATGATGCAATTTTCATCTGATCCAAGATTAAGTTAGTAGATTAAGTAGTTTATCGTAACAAGTAACATTATTTTCTCCacacataaaggaacacttAATCCTACCTTAAATTTGTACTTACTATATACTTGAGTGAATGTACTTAGTGACTGCCAATGATCCTGGGTGCAAATATACACTATGTTGTGTTTTGGTCTATCTGGTATTGTGGTTTAGAGGCAATACTTTTCATCAATACTGAATACCAACAGCTTTGCATATAGTGTGAACATAAGTGTTTGAGTGTTTAAAAAGATTGCCTTTTTTAAAACTCCACCCTATCAGTATTAGCTTGCTCGTTTTATTAGTATTCACAGCTCGTCAAGGTCCAGTATTAGAAATGCTCTGCCTGTGAGGACTTTAACTTTGTTCGATTAATATATTACAACTACACTCAAAGAACCAAGAACGTTATGTTTCTTGAACTGCAGTTTCTCTGAAagcaaaatcataaaaaaagaacaacaataaAAGACCATAGATTAATCTAGCTGGGATCTATTTGCATTTAATAGTGGGAAGAAATCTAATTTATACATGGTGTGACACACAGTTACATGTAACAGTGCGGGGGTGGTGCCAGGCTAGCATACTGCTTATCTCACATGCATGCAGGGCTTCCATATGTCCTGAATACATTCTTCTTTATTTTTACCCACAAACATGTTCCTACTGGTGTACAGGTTGCATGACATCAAGTAATAGTAAGATGATGCAGAGTAGAAAAAGGCCATTAGTCAGTTCCCATGAACTACAATGTGCTGCACTGTAGACTTTCCTCTGCCTCTCATGAAACCTGTCTTTGTGACATGAAGTGCCCTGCAGGCAACAGAGCGACAAAGATGCAAAAGAAGAGAAATTTCAGTGGAGATAAGGACAAGCTGCCTGTTAGCATTACTACTGGAAAACTCCAGCTTGAATTATGGGAAAATCTGATTAAAGGAAAAGACATTTTTGAGTTAGATAAGATAATACCACTCTAATATCTGTCTGTTAGatatgaagctagagccagGAGATGCTTAGTTTAACTTATCATAAGGACTAGATGAATTGGGAAATagtttgcagttttttttaactttagctAAGATTAAATAAACAATGTATAGCGtgctaattagtgagctttaaaggtgctggtaggtgtaTTTCTGAACTTTGGACAGAACCCTGCTACCTGatctgttagctaaactaactgTAAATGTCACTATCAGTGCactttaaacctgcaataagtACTTTTTTGGCCTCTTTGGGGCAGACTTGTtagcttatttacacatccagcagttacagagcaacattatcattaatTTGGATTCATGTTTgtgttagtctatatcgacgacatttcatttacgggattgttcaggtgccaccgGAGGTtttgccggatgtccctcaccttccactttctttgtgttgccatttttttgagtaaaattgtcatcacacactcaacagccattttaattctagagctcgcctccctacgggcacatgttccaccaaaacaagttccttcccgaagaCTTTTTttcagaggcaccgttgctgcgTCCAGGGTTAGCACCGAccatgacgattgtgactggtttaaaaaaaatggcaataaacgagagcaagtttttctcccatcccggaatgttgtgtggactagccagaccctcctccacagcgctgtggaaataggtctggcaatgcgagattatgtttgtgtccacctgatggaTGAAAGTCCAATATAAACTCTTCTTTTAgatctgtttttggtctccaccacatcctgagggaaatatttgtctctttagctgctaaatgctccattatgttcaccagctagtctcttaTTGTGTCTGTCTAGtatacagtgttttttttagagctttattgctgaaaacagctgcattCTGACGAAAACGACGCTATGAGAGCGGTGGGAGTGAATTAAAACGTTGGTGGTCAGAAAACCAACACAATGAGCTAACAGATGTTATAAAGCtctctctgagagagagagagagagagagagagagagagagagagagagagagagagagagagagagagaaagacatacATACTCATGACTCACTTAGTTAATATTTCATGCTCTGGTGAGGGTTTTTAGATCATTAAGTCTGAAAAATCAAAGtgcactgaacaaactgaagaATCAGCATCTAGGCGGGAAAAAGAGTCAGCAACATGAACAACTCATGTGATCTGTAATGGTACATGTATACAGAATGTCcttattggtttatttttaaCGTGATTATTAACGGTTGAACCAAACGGCTGCAGCATTCAAAGGACAAGTAGTGATTTAATAGTCCAACACAGAGTCAATACAGATCAAgttacaaacacaaaacaacgtGACTCAAGCAAACCCTCTAAAAACAAGAACTGGCTTGAAAATACTCCACCACCACCAATgggaaatgtgttttgtttgtgcaAAGTTGAATACAAGTCAACTTGGACTCCAGTATGTGAGTTTCATAAGCATGTGGGAGCTGAATGGATTTGTTCATAAATAAAAAGTGGGTTTTCAAAGGCTCCCAAGAGTCATGTTAATGTGCTGTTGTGACTAGTTGTTTCCTTGTGTGCCAGACTGAAGTGGAAAAATCACACTGTAACACCAAAACCCCCCCTCTGTCTTCCCCACAGTGCTGCGAGACTGAAGTCAAGGCATCCATCAACACCGGCAGCCAACATAACCACATCTCCACCTCCTTCTGCCAGAGGCTGGGGTAAGAAACGCCCTGCTCTAAACTGCAAACACACTCACGACACATATATTACCTGCCATCTTTGGAAAcagtttacaaagtgctttgatgATCAAACCGAGCAAAAAACAAATACTAAACACTGATACAAAAAAAAGAGTACGCAACATTAAAAGAATtaactaaaaaataatcttttagcAGGGATTTAATGATGACAGCCTATCAGCTATTCAGGCAGGTTTTTCAAAATCGTTAAAGACCCAACATCACCTTCATCTTTaaggaaaaatattaaaatgccaAATTAAGCTCAGTCTTTAGATCAAAGCCGGTGCACTGGCTGAGAGGATGTGACATTTTGTTCTCATCTTAATTTAAAATCAGCTCTAAAAAGGTAAAAGCTGCTAATATTGGCACAATGTATGTCTCCAAAATGCTTGTTATTAAAATCCCAGCTGCACAAACCTTTGATTGATTGACACTTTAATAAAAAGCTCACATggtgacatacagtataatgaGAAAATCTATTTCTGGGAGACAGCTTAAATTAATGAAATGTTATAAAAAGTTTTTGATTTAAACTATTGaagatattttgtgtgtgtgtgtgtgtgtgtgtgtgtgtgtgtgtgtgtttagactgGTGCCCAGTTCACCATGTGGTGAGAGCAGCTCAGTGACTGATCTGCAGCTGCAGCTCGGCAGACAGACGGTCCAGTGTTCCGCCTACGTCAAAGGTAAGAATATTCAATCACACAGTGGTTATTACAGTGGTGATCActaattgtcatttttttcttatttaactgtatttgattttacattataattatttttaattagcTATCAAATTACCTACCTTAATTGCAAAATCTAAGGTCTttttacataattgtattttattttacatcttaATTATCCTAATTTATCAAATTATTTTCCCTTATTGTAAAGTCCTAAtgactttttaaattttataaTGGTGTTACCTCTTATCCGTAGGTATctatcttttttgttgtttttgtaattgACTCAATgtcacatgtatacacacacaaaggttGAACAAATACAGtgaaataaagtaaaacaatCTGAATGATTTGGATTTCTTATAACAAGTGTCTACTGCCAtgttagcagctctgtgaggctgaacTTAGGCACAGCTGTGCTttcagctaaatgctaatgtcagcatgctaacatgctcacaatgacaatgctaacatgctaatgtttagcacatataatgtttacaatgttccccatcttagtttagcatgctgCTTACATGATCTAATAGGCAGAAAGTAcaactgaggctgatgggaatatgattagttttgcaggtatttggtcataaccCAAAGTATTGAAGACATTAAAACAGATCTTTTACAGAGCGACAGCACTAAATGAGAACTTAAAGCATCATCCAAGATATTCAATTTCATCCTGAGGAATAATAGGAAAATTAATGTGTGTACCAATTTTTACGGCAATCGATCCAACACTTGTTGAGATATTACACTCAAAACCATAAATGTAAACCcaatggtggcgctaga
This window contains:
- the nrip2 gene encoding nuclear receptor-interacting protein 2; this encodes MSEAKKGELAIRDKAILHQQRRLKQATQFTHKDSADLLPLDGLKRLGTSKDLQPHSIVQRRLMEGNFTRLRGEAWDPNARVRSPLADMKDGPADTEERSESTADDSTEERESLEESERSLRSDEEDDSSEAGARQTAEKAEGTESSILLTALVVPCKCCETEVKASINTGSQHNHISTSFCQRLGLVPSSPCGESSSVTDLQLQLGRQTVQCSAYVKEDEAFELCLGLQTLLELKCSLDLSTRVLKLQGCGEELPFLNPSTDCQCQHDTNENL